The following proteins are co-located in the Burkholderia sp. HI2500 genome:
- a CDS encoding SulP family inorganic anion transporter, whose protein sequence is MKLNERLSTLPRDVVAGVVVFLVALPLCLGIANASGVEPFAGLVSGIVGGIVVALLSGSSLSVSGPAAGLVVIVVEGIAQLGSFSAFLLAVLLSGVLQFGFGMLRAGRFAAYVPSPVIKGMLAAIGLLLIVKQIPFAFGIGGSAAQSFANWPGLPVAWAATAIALASLALLVAWDTPALRRFALVRAVPAPLAVVVLGIGATLVLSVVAPSVAPGAAHRVTLPELGSFAAFAASLKHAELGPNFAQLVNPDVWRVAITLAVVASLETLLSLEAVEQIDPKRRPTQPDRELKAQGVGNLVAGAVGGLPITSVIVRSSVNVNAGAQSRMSAIVHGMLLLASVFALTGLINLIPLASLAAILIHTGFKLAKPALFRSVLKQGPAAFVPFAATIAGVLAVDLLFGIALGLACSVLAVAVANLKSPVTLAQHDDHFLLSFRKDVSFLGKVQVKHHLRHIPDRAAVIIDATRADYIDHDVLELLDAFVADAPRRGIAVEFRRRSPAPRTAARRWLFRAPAAE, encoded by the coding sequence ATGAAACTGAACGAGCGCCTGTCCACCCTGCCGCGCGACGTTGTCGCCGGCGTCGTCGTTTTCCTCGTCGCGCTGCCGCTGTGTCTCGGCATCGCCAATGCATCCGGCGTCGAACCGTTCGCCGGGCTCGTGTCCGGGATCGTCGGCGGCATCGTCGTCGCGCTGCTGAGCGGCTCGTCGCTGTCCGTCAGCGGGCCGGCCGCCGGCCTCGTCGTGATCGTCGTCGAAGGCATCGCGCAACTCGGCAGCTTCTCCGCGTTCCTGCTCGCGGTGCTGCTGTCCGGCGTCCTGCAGTTCGGGTTCGGCATGCTGCGCGCCGGCCGCTTCGCCGCCTACGTGCCGTCGCCCGTCATCAAGGGCATGCTCGCCGCGATCGGCCTGCTGCTGATCGTGAAGCAGATTCCGTTTGCCTTCGGTATCGGCGGGTCAGCCGCGCAATCGTTTGCGAATTGGCCGGGCCTGCCGGTCGCGTGGGCCGCGACGGCCATCGCGCTCGCCTCGCTCGCGCTGCTGGTCGCGTGGGACACGCCCGCGCTGCGCCGCTTTGCGCTGGTGCGCGCGGTGCCGGCCCCGCTTGCAGTGGTCGTGCTGGGGATCGGCGCCACGCTCGTGCTGAGCGTCGTCGCGCCGTCAGTTGCGCCGGGCGCCGCCCATCGCGTGACGCTGCCCGAACTCGGATCGTTCGCGGCCTTCGCGGCGTCGCTCAAGCATGCGGAGCTCGGCCCGAACTTCGCGCAGTTGGTCAACCCGGACGTATGGCGCGTCGCGATCACGCTCGCGGTCGTCGCGAGCCTCGAGACGCTGCTGAGCCTCGAAGCGGTCGAGCAGATCGACCCGAAGCGCCGGCCGACCCAGCCTGACCGCGAGCTCAAGGCCCAGGGCGTCGGCAATCTCGTCGCGGGCGCGGTCGGCGGGCTGCCGATCACGTCGGTGATCGTGCGCAGCTCGGTGAACGTCAATGCGGGCGCGCAAAGCCGGATGTCGGCGATCGTGCACGGGATGCTGCTGCTCGCGAGCGTGTTCGCGCTCACCGGCCTGATCAACCTGATCCCGCTCGCGAGCCTGGCCGCGATCCTGATCCACACCGGCTTCAAGCTCGCGAAACCGGCGCTGTTCCGCTCGGTGCTGAAACAGGGGCCGGCCGCGTTCGTGCCGTTCGCCGCGACGATCGCCGGCGTGCTCGCGGTCGACCTGCTGTTCGGCATCGCGCTCGGCCTCGCCTGCAGCGTGCTGGCGGTCGCCGTCGCGAACCTGAAGAGTCCCGTCACGCTCGCGCAGCACGACGACCACTTCCTGCTGTCGTTCCGCAAGGACGTGTCGTTTCTCGGCAAGGTGCAGGTCAAGCATCACCTGCGGCACATTCCCGACCGCGCCGCGGTGATCATCGACGCGACGCGCGCCGACTACATCGATCACGACGTGCTCGAACTGCTCGACGCGTTCGTCGCCGATGCGCCGCGACGCGGGATCGCGGTCGAGTTCCGGCGGCGCAGCCCGGCGCCGCGCACGGCCGCGCGCCGCTGGCTGTTCCGTGCGCCGGCTGCCGAATGA
- a CDS encoding 2-isopropylmalate synthase, whose translation MTDKLIIFDTTLRDGEQSPGASMTKEEKIRIAKHLERMKVDVIEAGFAASSNGDFDAIHTIAGLVKDSTICSLARANDKDIQRAADALKPANSARIHTFIATSPLHMEKKLRMTPDQVFEQARLAVRFARKFTDNVEFSPEDGSRSDLDFLCRVLEAVIAEGATTINIADTVGYGVPELYGNLVKTLRERIPNSDKAIFSVHCHNDLGMAVANSLAGVKIGGARQIECTINGLGERAGNTSLEEIVMAVKTRKDYFGLDVGIDTTQIVPTSKLVSQITGFVVQPNKAVVGANAFAHASGIHQDGVLKARDTYEIMRAEDVGWTANKIVLGKLSGRNAFKQRLQELGVSLDSESELNAAFMRFKDLADRKAEIFDEDIIAIVSEESALAHEQEHFKFVSLSQRSETGEQPQAKIVFAVEGKEVTGEARGNGPVDATFNAIESEVGSGSELLLYSVNAITTGTQAQGEVTVRLSKSGRIVNGVGTDPDIVAASAKAYISALNKLHSKDDKVNPQRS comes from the coding sequence ATGACAGACAAGCTGATCATTTTCGATACGACGTTGCGTGACGGCGAACAATCGCCCGGTGCGTCGATGACGAAGGAAGAGAAAATCCGCATCGCGAAGCACCTCGAGCGGATGAAGGTCGACGTGATCGAGGCCGGCTTCGCGGCCAGCTCGAACGGCGATTTCGACGCGATCCACACGATCGCCGGTCTCGTGAAGGACAGCACGATCTGCTCGCTGGCGCGCGCCAACGACAAGGACATCCAGCGTGCGGCCGACGCGCTGAAGCCGGCCAACAGCGCGCGGATCCACACGTTCATCGCGACGTCGCCGCTGCACATGGAGAAGAAGCTGCGGATGACGCCGGACCAGGTGTTCGAGCAGGCGCGTCTCGCGGTGCGCTTCGCGCGCAAGTTCACCGACAACGTCGAATTCTCGCCGGAAGACGGCAGCCGCTCGGATCTCGACTTCCTGTGCCGCGTGCTGGAAGCCGTGATCGCGGAAGGCGCGACGACGATCAACATCGCCGATACGGTCGGCTACGGCGTGCCGGAACTGTACGGCAACCTCGTGAAGACGCTGCGGGAGCGCATTCCGAACTCGGACAAGGCGATCTTCTCGGTGCATTGCCACAACGATCTCGGGATGGCGGTGGCGAACTCGCTCGCCGGCGTGAAGATCGGCGGTGCGCGCCAGATCGAGTGCACGATCAACGGCCTCGGCGAGCGCGCGGGCAACACGTCGCTCGAAGAAATCGTGATGGCCGTGAAGACCCGCAAGGACTACTTCGGCCTCGACGTCGGCATCGACACGACGCAGATCGTGCCGACGTCGAAGCTCGTGTCGCAGATCACCGGCTTCGTCGTGCAGCCGAACAAGGCGGTGGTCGGCGCGAACGCGTTCGCGCATGCGTCGGGCATTCACCAGGACGGCGTGCTGAAGGCCCGCGACACCTACGAGATCATGCGCGCGGAAGACGTGGGCTGGACCGCGAACAAGATCGTCCTCGGCAAGCTGTCGGGCCGTAACGCGTTCAAGCAGCGCCTGCAGGAACTCGGCGTATCGCTCGACAGCGAGAGCGAACTCAATGCCGCGTTCATGCGCTTCAAGGATCTGGCCGATCGCAAGGCCGAGATCTTCGACGAAGACATCATCGCGATCGTGTCCGAGGAATCGGCGCTCGCGCACGAGCAGGAGCACTTCAAGTTCGTGTCGCTGTCGCAGCGTTCGGAGACGGGCGAGCAACCGCAGGCGAAAATCGTGTTCGCGGTCGAAGGCAAGGAAGTGACCGGTGAGGCGCGCGGCAACGGCCCGGTCGACGCGACGTTCAATGCGATCGAGAGCGAAGTCGGCAGCGGTTCCGAACTGCTGCTGTACTCGGTGAACGCGATCACGACCGGCACGCAGGCGCAGGGCGAAGTGACCGTCCGGCTGTCGAAGAGCGGGCGGATCGTCAACGGCGTCGGCACCGATCCGGACATCGTCGCCGCATCCGCGAAGGCTTACATCTCCGCACTGAACAAGCTGCATTCGAAGGACGACAAGGTCAATCCGCAGCGCTCGTAA
- the pssA gene encoding CDP-diacylglycerol--serine O-phosphatidyltransferase — translation MAAFKPRRPRNGAGQTPRPFRRNKVMAQDPVPIESRRAARQRFLKTRGIYLLPNAFTTAALFCGFFAVVQAMNVRFEIAAIAIFVAMVLDGMDGRVARMTHTQSAFGEQFDSLSDMVSFGVAPALVMYEWVLKDLGRWGWLAAFVYCSGAALRLARFNTNIGVVDKRFFQGLPSPAAAALIAGFVWLATDNRVPMKLGWLPWVAFVLTIYAGVTMVSNAPFYSGKALDVRHRVPFAAILLVVVAFVLVSSDPPLMLFCLFVLYGLSGYVFWGYMAIRGRANPARSSQRDH, via the coding sequence ATGGCCGCATTCAAACCGCGTCGGCCGCGCAACGGCGCCGGCCAGACGCCACGCCCGTTCCGGCGCAACAAGGTGATGGCGCAGGATCCGGTGCCCATCGAGAGCCGCCGCGCCGCGCGCCAGCGGTTCCTGAAGACGCGCGGCATCTACCTGCTGCCGAACGCGTTCACGACCGCCGCGCTGTTCTGCGGCTTCTTCGCGGTCGTGCAGGCGATGAACGTGCGTTTCGAGATCGCCGCGATCGCGATTTTCGTCGCGATGGTGCTCGACGGAATGGATGGGCGCGTGGCACGCATGACGCATACGCAGAGCGCGTTCGGCGAGCAGTTCGACAGCCTGTCGGACATGGTGTCGTTCGGCGTCGCGCCCGCGCTCGTGATGTACGAGTGGGTGCTGAAGGATCTCGGCCGCTGGGGCTGGCTCGCCGCGTTCGTGTACTGCTCGGGCGCCGCGCTGCGCCTCGCGCGCTTCAATACGAACATCGGCGTCGTCGACAAGCGCTTCTTCCAGGGGCTGCCGAGCCCGGCCGCCGCCGCGCTGATCGCGGGCTTCGTGTGGCTCGCCACCGACAACCGCGTGCCGATGAAGCTCGGCTGGCTGCCGTGGGTTGCGTTCGTGCTGACGATCTACGCGGGCGTGACGATGGTGTCGAACGCGCCGTTCTACAGCGGCAAGGCGCTCGACGTGCGGCACCGCGTGCCGTTCGCGGCGATCCTGCTGGTCGTCGTCGCGTTCGTGCTCGTGTCGTCCGATCCGCCGCTGATGCTGTTCTGCCTGTTCGTGCTGTACGGGCTGTCCGGCTACGTGTTCTGGGGCTACATGGCCATCCGCGGGCGCGCGAATCCGGCGCGCTCGTCGCAGCGCGATCACTGA
- a CDS encoding phosphatidylserine decarboxylase yields the protein MNYPHPIIAREGWPFIAIAAVIALLIHAVGGFGFAWPFWLLLVFVVQFFRDPQRPIPAQPNAVLCPADGRIVAVETTQDPYANREALKISVFMNVFNVHSQRSPVDGAISKVEYFPGAFLNAAIDKASTENERNAVVIQTASGKTVTAVQIAGLVARRILCYVRAGEPLSRGQRYGFIRFGSRVDVYLPLGSRAKVSIGEKVYASSTILAELEQ from the coding sequence ATGAACTATCCTCATCCGATCATCGCGCGCGAAGGCTGGCCGTTCATCGCGATTGCAGCCGTCATCGCGCTGTTGATCCATGCTGTCGGGGGCTTCGGCTTCGCGTGGCCGTTCTGGCTGCTGCTCGTCTTCGTCGTCCAGTTCTTCCGCGACCCGCAGCGCCCGATCCCGGCGCAGCCGAACGCGGTGCTGTGCCCGGCGGACGGCCGCATCGTCGCGGTCGAGACCACGCAGGACCCGTACGCGAACCGCGAAGCGCTGAAGATCAGCGTGTTCATGAATGTCTTCAACGTCCATTCGCAGCGTTCGCCGGTCGATGGCGCGATCTCCAAGGTCGAATACTTCCCGGGCGCGTTCCTGAACGCGGCGATCGACAAGGCGTCGACCGAGAACGAGCGTAATGCGGTCGTGATCCAGACGGCGAGCGGCAAGACCGTGACCGCGGTGCAGATCGCCGGCCTCGTCGCACGCCGGATCCTCTGCTACGTGCGTGCGGGCGAACCGCTGTCGCGCGGCCAGCGCTACGGTTTCATCCGCTTCGGTTCGCGCGTCGACGTGTACCTGCCGCTCGGCAGCCGCGCGAAGGTGTCGATCGGCGAGAAGGTCTACGCGTCGTCGACGATCCTCGCCGAACTCGAACAGTAA
- the ilvC gene encoding ketol-acid reductoisomerase: MNVFYDKDADLSLIKGKQVTIIGYGSQGHAHALNLKDSGVNVTVGLRKGGASWSKAENAGLSVKEVAEAVKSADVVMMLLPDEQIADVYAKEVHANIKQGAALAFAHGFNVHYGAVIPRADLDVIMIAPKAPGHTVRGTYSQGGGVPHLIAVAQNKSGAARDIALSYAAANGGGRAGIIETNFREETETDLFGEQAVLCGGTVELIKAGFETLVEAGYAPEMAYFECLHELKLIVDLIYEGGIANMNYSISNNAEYGEYVTGPRIVTEETKKAMKQCLTDIQTGEYAKSFILENKAGAPTLQSRRRLTAEHQIEQVGSKLRAMMPWIAKNKLVDQSKN; encoded by the coding sequence ATGAACGTTTTCTACGACAAAGACGCTGACCTCTCCCTCATCAAGGGCAAGCAAGTCACGATCATCGGCTACGGCTCGCAAGGCCATGCACACGCGCTGAACCTGAAGGACAGCGGCGTGAACGTGACGGTCGGCCTGCGCAAGGGCGGCGCGTCGTGGAGCAAGGCCGAAAACGCCGGCCTGTCGGTCAAGGAAGTCGCGGAAGCGGTGAAGAGCGCCGACGTCGTGATGATGCTGCTGCCGGACGAGCAGATCGCCGACGTGTACGCGAAGGAAGTCCACGCGAACATCAAGCAGGGCGCGGCGCTGGCATTCGCGCACGGCTTCAACGTCCACTACGGCGCGGTGATCCCGCGCGCCGACCTCGACGTGATCATGATCGCGCCGAAGGCACCGGGCCACACGGTTCGCGGCACGTACTCGCAAGGTGGCGGCGTGCCGCACCTGATCGCGGTTGCGCAGAACAAGTCGGGCGCGGCACGCGACATCGCGCTGTCGTACGCGGCAGCGAACGGCGGCGGCCGTGCGGGCATCATCGAAACCAACTTCCGTGAAGAGACCGAAACCGACCTGTTCGGCGAGCAGGCCGTGCTGTGCGGCGGTACGGTCGAGCTGATCAAGGCCGGCTTCGAGACGCTGGTCGAAGCAGGCTACGCGCCGGAAATGGCGTACTTCGAGTGCCTGCACGAGCTGAAGCTGATCGTCGACCTGATCTACGAAGGCGGCATCGCGAACATGAACTACTCGATCTCGAACAACGCCGAGTACGGCGAGTACGTGACGGGCCCGCGCATCGTCACGGAAGAGACGAAGAAGGCGATGAAGCAGTGCCTGACCGACATCCAGACGGGCGAGTACGCGAAGAGCTTCATTCTCGAGAACAAGGCAGGCGCGCCGACGCTGCAGTCGCGCCGCCGCCTGACGGCCGAGCACCAGATCGAGCAAGTCGGCTCGAAGCTGCGCGCGATGATGCCGTGGATCGCGAAGAACAAGCTCGTCGACCAGTCGAAGAACTAA
- the ilvN gene encoding acetolactate synthase small subunit, with translation MRHIISVLLENEPGALSRVVGLFSARGYNIETLTVAPTEDQSLSRLTIVSIGSDDVIEQITKHLNRLIEVVKVVDLTDGAHIERELMLIKVRAVGKEREEMKRMADIFRGRIIDVTEKTYTIELTGASDKLDAFIQGLDAGAILETVRTGSSGIGRGERILKV, from the coding sequence ATGAGACACATCATTTCCGTCCTGCTGGAGAACGAACCGGGCGCGCTGTCGCGCGTGGTCGGTCTGTTTTCCGCACGCGGCTACAACATCGAAACCTTGACGGTGGCGCCGACCGAAGACCAATCGCTGTCGCGGCTCACCATCGTTTCCATTGGCTCCGACGACGTGATCGAACAGATCACGAAGCATCTGAACCGCCTGATCGAGGTGGTGAAAGTGGTGGACCTGACCGACGGTGCACACATCGAACGCGAGCTGATGCTGATCAAGGTACGTGCAGTGGGCAAGGAGCGCGAAGAAATGAAGCGGATGGCGGACATTTTCCGCGGCCGCATCATCGACGTGACCGAAAAGACCTACACGATCGAATTGACGGGCGCGAGCGACAAGCTCGACGCATTCATCCAGGGGCTGGACGCGGGCGCGATCCTAGAGACCGTGCGCACCGGCAGCTCCGGCATCGGACGCGGCGAGCGCATCCTGAAGGTGTGA
- a CDS encoding acetolactate synthase 3 catalytic subunit, which translates to MNMPSAEFSTSEPLSPPDSDSIGGTVLMKALADENVEFIWGYPGGSVLYIYDELYKQDKIQHVLVRHEQAAVHAADAYARSTGNVGVCLVTSGPGVTNAVTGIATAYMDSIPMVVISGQVPTAAIGQDAFQECDTVGITRPCVKHNFLVKDVRDLAETVKKAFYIARTGRPGPVLIDIPKDISKTPCEYEPVKSVSLRSYNPVTKGHSGQIRKAVSLLLTAKRPYIYTGGGIILADASRELNQFADLLGYPVTNTLMGLGGYRASDKKFLGMLGMHGTYEANMAMQHCDVLIAIGARFDDRVIGDPAHFASRPRKIIHIDIDPSSISKRVKVDIPIVGDVKEVLKELIEQLQTAEHGPDTEALAQWWKDIEGWRSKDCLKYDRESEIIKPQYVVEKAWELTDGNAFVCSDVGQHQMWAAQFYRFNKPRRWINSGGLGTMGFGLPAAMGVKMAHPDDDVLCITGEGSIQMCIQELSTCLQYDTPVKIISLNNRYLGMVRQWQQIEYSKRYSHSYMDALPDFVKLAEAYGHVGMRIEKTSDVEPALKEALRLKDRTVFLDFQTDPTENVWPMVQAGKGITEMLLGSEDL; encoded by the coding sequence ATGAACATGCCCAGCGCGGAATTCTCCACGTCGGAACCCCTTTCCCCTCCCGATAGCGACTCCATCGGCGGTACCGTGCTCATGAAGGCACTGGCCGATGAAAACGTCGAATTCATCTGGGGCTACCCCGGCGGCTCGGTACTCTACATCTACGACGAGCTTTACAAGCAGGACAAGATTCAGCACGTGCTGGTGCGCCACGAACAGGCGGCCGTGCACGCAGCCGATGCGTATGCGCGTTCCACCGGCAATGTCGGCGTCTGTCTCGTGACGTCGGGCCCCGGTGTCACCAACGCGGTGACCGGCATCGCCACGGCGTACATGGATTCGATCCCGATGGTCGTGATCAGCGGCCAGGTGCCCACGGCCGCGATCGGCCAGGATGCCTTCCAGGAGTGCGACACCGTCGGCATCACGCGTCCGTGCGTGAAGCACAACTTCCTCGTGAAGGATGTGCGCGACCTCGCGGAAACCGTCAAGAAGGCGTTCTATATCGCCCGCACCGGCCGTCCGGGCCCGGTGCTGATCGACATCCCGAAGGACATCTCGAAGACGCCGTGCGAATACGAGCCCGTCAAGAGCGTGTCGCTGCGTTCGTACAATCCGGTCACGAAGGGCCATTCGGGCCAGATCCGTAAGGCCGTGTCACTGCTGCTGACGGCCAAGCGCCCGTACATCTACACGGGGGGCGGCATCATCCTCGCCGACGCGTCGCGTGAACTGAACCAGTTCGCGGACCTGCTCGGCTACCCGGTCACGAACACGCTGATGGGCCTCGGCGGCTATCGCGCGTCGGACAAGAAATTCCTCGGCATGCTCGGCATGCACGGCACCTACGAAGCGAACATGGCGATGCAGCACTGCGACGTGCTGATCGCGATCGGTGCCCGCTTCGACGACCGCGTGATCGGCGACCCGGCGCACTTCGCGTCGCGTCCGCGCAAGATCATCCACATCGACATCGACCCGTCGTCGATCTCGAAGCGTGTGAAGGTCGACATCCCGATCGTCGGCGACGTGAAGGAAGTGCTGAAGGAACTGATCGAGCAGTTGCAGACGGCCGAGCATGGCCCCGACACCGAGGCGCTCGCGCAATGGTGGAAGGACATCGAGGGCTGGCGCTCGAAGGACTGCCTGAAGTACGACCGCGAAAGCGAGATCATCAAGCCGCAGTACGTGGTCGAGAAGGCGTGGGAGCTGACGGACGGCAATGCGTTCGTGTGCTCGGACGTCGGCCAGCACCAGATGTGGGCGGCGCAGTTCTACCGTTTCAACAAGCCGCGTCGCTGGATCAACTCCGGCGGCCTCGGCACGATGGGCTTCGGCCTGCCGGCAGCGATGGGCGTCAAGATGGCGCACCCGGACGACGACGTGCTGTGCATCACGGGCGAAGGCTCGATCCAGATGTGCATCCAGGAACTGTCGACCTGCCTGCAGTACGACACGCCCGTGAAGATCATTTCGCTGAACAACCGCTATCTCGGCATGGTTCGCCAGTGGCAGCAGATCGAATACAGCAAGCGCTATTCGCATTCGTACATGGATGCGCTGCCTGATTTCGTGAAGCTCGCCGAAGCGTACGGCCATGTCGGCATGCGGATCGAAAAGACCTCGGATGTGGAGCCGGCGCTGAAGGAAGCGCTGCGCCTGAAGGACCGCACCGTGTTTCTCGACTTCCAGACCGATCCGACCGAAAACGTCTGGCCGATGGTACAGGCCGGCAAGGGCATCACCGAGATGCTGCTCGGATCGGAAGACCTGTAA
- a CDS encoding RNA polymerase sigma factor, protein MASDKELADFLAGVERRAFKQAAYAVRDDDASLDIVQDAMIKLAEKYGDRPAAELPLLFQRILQNAIHDWFRRQKVRNTWVTLFSSLNSSDDDDFDPLETLESADDNAGVESSEHRLEREQVLALIDEEIQKLPARQREAFLMRYWEDMDVAETAAAMGCSEGSVKTHCSRATHTLAHALKAKGITL, encoded by the coding sequence ATGGCATCAGACAAGGAACTCGCCGACTTTCTGGCGGGCGTCGAAAGGCGCGCGTTCAAGCAGGCTGCGTACGCCGTGCGTGACGACGATGCGTCGCTCGACATCGTGCAGGACGCGATGATCAAGCTTGCGGAGAAGTACGGCGACCGGCCGGCGGCCGAGTTGCCGCTGCTTTTTCAGCGGATCCTGCAGAACGCGATCCACGACTGGTTCCGCCGGCAGAAAGTCCGCAACACGTGGGTCACGCTCTTTTCGTCGCTGAACAGCAGCGACGACGACGACTTCGACCCGCTCGAAACACTCGAATCCGCGGACGACAACGCGGGCGTCGAAAGCAGCGAGCACCGCCTCGAACGAGAGCAGGTTCTGGCCCTGATCGACGAAGAAATCCAGAAGCTTCCGGCGCGTCAACGGGAAGCGTTCCTGATGCGTTATTGGGAAGATATGGATGTCGCCGAGACTGCCGCCGCAATGGGGTGCTCCGAGGGCAGCGTGAAGACGCACTGCTCACGGGCCACCCACACGCTGGCGCACGCGCTCAAGGCCAAAGGAATCACGCTATGA
- a CDS encoding DUF3619 family protein: MSSAPANREHEFALKVRRALDECAADLPAATTDRLAVARRAALARKKPEAATVPVFVPAFAGAAGAYGTAPASRPPASFARRLLRAWPLALLLAGLVGIAYWEDMQRTAELADIDAAMLSDDLPLNAYLDHGFNAYLSRAH, encoded by the coding sequence ATGAGCTCCGCTCCCGCAAATCGAGAACACGAATTCGCGTTGAAGGTGCGCCGCGCGCTGGACGAGTGCGCGGCCGACCTGCCTGCCGCGACCACCGACCGTCTGGCCGTCGCCCGCCGGGCTGCGCTCGCGCGCAAGAAGCCCGAAGCCGCGACCGTGCCGGTGTTCGTGCCGGCCTTCGCCGGCGCGGCCGGTGCGTACGGCACGGCGCCCGCGAGCCGCCCACCGGCGTCGTTCGCACGCCGCCTGCTGCGCGCGTGGCCGCTGGCCCTGCTGCTCGCGGGGCTCGTCGGCATCGCCTACTGGGAAGACATGCAGCGCACCGCCGAACTCGCCGATATCGACGCGGCGATGCTCAGCGACGACCTGCCGCTCAACGCGTATCTCGACCACGGGTTCAACGCGTATCTGTCGCGCGCTCACTAA
- a CDS encoding DUF3106 domain-containing protein, with the protein MSQKRGLAVFFGCVIAIAVSYVATYPRFHPAPATTTAAVSSPAAPASAATGLSTELPPLPLPLPLPAATGPLSWAHLTPAQHAALAPFADQWDGFSDARKRKWLKIASRFAKLTPDDQKRLQDRMTEWARMTPEQRRVARENYQSAKELSAQARERAWKAYQQLPEEQKERLAAAERRRRPSVVSAPPTVADRDVRRLVNSHEHPASGPATAPAPVSAAVAPPVPASSTAGTASAPAAVAPVSPADAPSLFKGS; encoded by the coding sequence GTGAGTCAGAAGCGCGGCCTGGCCGTATTTTTCGGATGCGTAATCGCGATCGCCGTTTCCTACGTCGCCACTTACCCACGATTCCACCCGGCCCCCGCGACGACCACCGCCGCGGTCAGCAGCCCTGCCGCGCCCGCATCGGCCGCGACCGGGCTGAGCACCGAACTCCCCCCGCTGCCCCTGCCCCTGCCGCTGCCGGCCGCTACCGGCCCGTTGTCGTGGGCGCACCTCACGCCGGCGCAGCACGCGGCGCTCGCGCCGTTTGCCGACCAGTGGGACGGCTTCAGCGATGCCCGCAAGCGCAAATGGCTGAAGATCGCGTCGCGTTTCGCGAAGTTGACGCCCGATGACCAAAAGCGCCTGCAGGACCGGATGACCGAATGGGCCAGGATGACGCCCGAGCAGCGCCGCGTCGCGCGCGAGAACTACCAGAGTGCGAAGGAGCTTTCCGCACAGGCGCGCGAGCGGGCGTGGAAGGCATACCAGCAACTCCCGGAGGAGCAGAAGGAACGGCTCGCGGCCGCCGAGCGCCGCCGCCGGCCGAGCGTCGTCAGTGCGCCGCCGACCGTCGCCGACCGGGACGTGCGCCGCCTCGTCAATTCGCACGAACACCCGGCCAGCGGCCCGGCCACCGCACCGGCGCCCGTCTCGGCCGCCGTCGCGCCGCCGGTGCCCGCATCGTCGACGGCCGGCACCGCATCCGCGCCGGCTGCCGTGGCGCCGGTGTCGCCCGCCGACGCGCCCTCGCTGTTCAAGGGCTCCTGA
- a CDS encoding RDD family protein, which yields MANAHAPETPAAAPSVRRRLAALLYEGVLLFGVVFFAGLAFSLATQQRNGLVHHNLLAAWIALVVGAYFVWFWTHGGQTLPMKTWRLRLESSSGRPLSAGHALVRYALGWLWFLPPLALHPLLGLSVPVTLALTAAWIAAWAGAARLHAERQFPHDRIARTRVVAIPR from the coding sequence GTGGCGAACGCCCACGCACCTGAAACCCCGGCCGCCGCGCCGTCCGTGCGGCGGCGCCTCGCCGCGCTGCTCTACGAAGGCGTGCTGCTGTTCGGCGTCGTGTTCTTCGCCGGGCTCGCGTTCAGCCTCGCGACGCAGCAACGCAACGGCCTCGTCCATCACAACCTGCTCGCCGCCTGGATCGCGCTCGTGGTCGGCGCGTACTTCGTCTGGTTCTGGACCCACGGCGGGCAGACGCTGCCGATGAAGACCTGGCGGCTGCGGCTCGAATCGTCGAGCGGCCGGCCGCTGAGCGCAGGCCACGCGCTCGTCCGCTATGCGCTCGGCTGGCTGTGGTTCCTGCCGCCGCTCGCGCTGCATCCGCTCCTCGGCCTGTCGGTACCCGTCACGCTCGCGCTCACCGCCGCATGGATCGCCGCCTGGGCCGGCGCCGCGCGGCTGCATGCCGAGCGGCAGTTTCCGCACGACCGGATCGCCCGCACGCGCGTCGTCGCGATACCGCGCTGA